One Paenibacillus sp. FSL W8-0186 genomic window carries:
- the priA gene encoding primosomal protein N' — protein MYRMAKVIVDVPSRETDRPFDYLIPESMSSWIEVGSRVGVPFGRRTVQGFVVSLHEELEMDSSKMKPIDELLDLLPPLPPDLVELAAWMSRKYACSMISALQAMIPSALKGKAERYIHVADEHENEGEQTAEPGVLFGSQALLGPAEREIVGYIHQAGPVTMAHLSGRYPDKVEVIKNLLGQGILFESQAIKDRIRKKTVKTVAAAVSGEAAKEALASFGGKARRQQEVLQFLLEVGVPLSMQEVLSTLRVTAGTVKSLADKGYATITDVEVFRDPYQDRRFKATKPLERTPEQENVYRYLAEAIDSRRQRVFLLHGVTGSGKTEVYLQTIERCISQGRQAIVLVPEISLTPQMVERFKGRFGSKVAVMHSRLSTGERYDEWRKIREGRVQVAIGARSAVFAPFADLGLIVMDEEHETSYKQEETPKYHARDVAVERARQHGAAVILGSATPSLESYHAARSLSSDDFAPMILEMKQRASGSRLPGVQIIDMREELREGNRSMFSRALHQGIAQRIERGEQTVLFLNRRGYSTFVMCRTCGYVAECPECDISLTYHQKSNNLRCHYCGYATPTPTECPECQSEHIRYFGTGTQRVEGELSKLFPGIRVIRMDVDTTSEKGSHEKLLQAFREKKGDVLLGTQMVAKGLDFPEVTLVGVIAADTALNLPDFRSAEKTFQLLTQVAGRAGRHQLPGEVYIQTYMPEHYSIIHSSRHDYHSFVREELQHRKLLHYPPYSRLILVTLSHEQLPVLLRMAENFASELRGKAQRLGWFGDLDRRTAEALDVLGPVASPLPRIKNRYRFQCMVKYRGDLDAVSLVREISAAMMGQLRDASLQISIDVDPQMLM, from the coding sequence ATGTACAGAATGGCTAAAGTAATTGTCGATGTGCCGAGCCGGGAAACCGACCGGCCTTTTGATTATTTGATTCCTGAGTCCATGAGCAGCTGGATTGAAGTGGGGAGCCGGGTCGGGGTGCCTTTTGGCCGCCGGACCGTACAAGGGTTCGTCGTTTCCCTGCATGAAGAGCTGGAGATGGATTCTTCGAAAATGAAGCCGATTGATGAACTGCTTGATCTGCTGCCCCCGCTGCCTCCGGATTTGGTGGAGCTGGCGGCATGGATGAGCCGCAAATATGCCTGCAGCATGATTTCGGCGTTGCAGGCCATGATTCCTTCGGCATTAAAGGGCAAGGCGGAAAGATATATTCACGTCGCCGATGAGCATGAGAATGAAGGGGAGCAGACAGCAGAACCGGGGGTTCTGTTCGGCTCACAAGCCCTTCTGGGTCCGGCTGAACGTGAGATCGTCGGTTATATCCACCAGGCTGGCCCGGTGACGATGGCTCATTTAAGCGGCCGTTATCCGGATAAAGTTGAAGTGATTAAAAACTTGCTTGGACAAGGGATATTATTCGAGAGCCAGGCGATTAAAGACCGGATCAGGAAAAAAACCGTAAAAACCGTTGCTGCAGCCGTCAGCGGGGAAGCAGCCAAAGAGGCGCTTGCTTCGTTTGGAGGAAAGGCGCGCCGCCAGCAGGAAGTACTGCAGTTCCTGCTGGAAGTGGGCGTTCCCTTATCGATGCAGGAAGTACTGTCCACGCTGCGTGTTACGGCAGGGACGGTCAAGAGCCTTGCGGATAAAGGCTATGCAACGATTACAGACGTAGAGGTGTTCCGCGATCCATACCAGGATCGCCGTTTCAAGGCCACGAAGCCGCTGGAACGCACGCCCGAGCAAGAGAACGTCTACCGTTATCTTGCCGAGGCGATCGATTCCCGCCGGCAGCGCGTGTTTCTGCTGCACGGAGTGACCGGCAGCGGGAAGACGGAGGTCTATTTACAAACGATCGAGCGCTGCATTTCGCAGGGCCGGCAGGCGATCGTCCTCGTTCCGGAAATATCGCTGACCCCGCAAATGGTGGAGCGTTTCAAGGGAAGGTTCGGCAGCAAGGTCGCCGTGATGCATAGCCGCCTGTCGACCGGAGAGCGCTATGATGAATGGCGGAAAATCCGCGAGGGCCGCGTCCAGGTAGCGATCGGAGCACGTTCCGCCGTGTTCGCCCCTTTTGCCGATCTGGGATTGATCGTCATGGACGAAGAACATGAAACATCCTACAAGCAGGAGGAAACGCCGAAATATCATGCGCGGGATGTGGCGGTAGAACGGGCTCGCCAGCATGGTGCTGCGGTCATTCTAGGCTCGGCGACCCCTTCACTGGAGAGCTATCATGCTGCGCGATCACTGAGCAGCGATGATTTCGCTCCAATGATTCTTGAGATGAAGCAGCGCGCCTCGGGCAGCCGTCTGCCCGGCGTTCAAATCATCGACATGCGCGAGGAGCTGCGAGAGGGCAACCGCTCTATGTTCAGCCGGGCTCTGCATCAGGGAATCGCCCAGCGGATCGAGCGGGGGGAACAGACCGTGCTGTTCCTTAACCGCCGTGGATACTCGACGTTCGTCATGTGCCGGACCTGCGGTTATGTGGCGGAATGTCCGGAGTGCGACATATCGCTGACGTATCATCAGAAGTCCAACAACTTAAGATGCCATTATTGCGGTTATGCGACCCCTACCCCTACGGAGTGCCCAGAATGCCAAAGCGAGCATATCCGCTATTTTGGAACGGGGACGCAAAGGGTAGAGGGCGAGCTGTCCAAGCTGTTCCCGGGTATCCGGGTCATTCGCATGGATGTGGATACGACGAGCGAGAAGGGCTCGCATGAGAAATTGCTGCAGGCGTTTCGGGAGAAGAAAGGCGATGTGCTGCTCGGCACGCAAATGGTCGCTAAAGGCCTGGACTTCCCGGAAGTGACGCTCGTTGGCGTAATCGCTGCAGATACGGCGCTGAATTTGCCCGATTTTCGTTCGGCGGAAAAAACGTTCCAGCTGCTGACCCAGGTGGCCGGGCGGGCCGGACGCCATCAGCTGCCGGGCGAAGTATATATTCAGACGTACATGCCAGAGCATTATTCGATCATTCATTCCAGCAGGCATGATTATCATTCCTTTGTGAGGGAAGAGCTGCAGCACCGTAAATTGCTGCATTACCCGCCTTATAGCCGCCTGATCCTCGTGACCCTCTCCCATGAGCAGCTTCCTGTACTGCTGCGGATGGCAGAGAACTTCGCCAGCGAATTGCGGGGCAAGGCGCAGCGTCTCGGCTGGTTCGGCGATTTGGACCGGCGGACGGCAGAGGCGTTAGACGTTCTCGGGCCTGTAGCCTCGCCGCTCCCCCGCATCAAGAACCGATACCGGTTCCAATGTATGGTAAAATATCGGGGAGATCTGGATGCGGTGTCTCTCGTACGCGAGATTTCAGCGGCTATGATGGGCCAACTGCGGGATGCGTCATTGCAAATCAGCATCGATGTTGACCCGCAGATGCTGATGTAA
- a CDS encoding bifunctional homocysteine S-methyltransferase/methylenetetrahydrofolate reductase produces the protein MRPDLREKMKHEVLIGDGALGTYLYQLGFPVGISYEEFNLLRPEVIGDVHRRYIEAGAQLLETNTFSANYYKLAKFGLESKVEEINKAAVRIARNVAGTDAYVAGAVGSIRGGKRVNVSVPELNKYYEQQIAALLTEDVDALLFETFYDLEEMRIALGKARQHTSIPVICQFAVDQLGRTLDGYSIKEAFGVLRQEGADVLGFNCHSGPKGIMSVMERLGGPLDIPLSVFPNAGLADYIDGEYVYGATPEYFGECALSFADLGARLVGGCCGTTPEHISAIAKALADYTAQPLQEGSALPEVRPSIVAAERENQAGESFGGQAAEPSIVDLVKERHTVIVELDPPRDLDIRRFMDGAAALKEAGVDALTLADNSLAVTRMSNMALGHLVQSETGLRPLIHIACRDRNLIGTQSHMMGFDALGIDHVLAVTGDPARFGDLPGSSSVYDLTSFEIIRMIKQLNEGIAFSGKPLKQKAKFVVGAAFNPNVKHLHKAVERLEKKIASGADYIMTQPVYDPELIVAVKEATAHLDIPIFIGIMPLASGKNAEYLHNEVPGIQLSDSVRKRMDGLQGEEGRKVGVEIAKELLDTALEHFNGIYLITPFMFYEMSVILSNYVWEKSAHRSRYLSRS, from the coding sequence ATGAGGCCGGATTTACGCGAGAAAATGAAGCATGAGGTACTGATCGGGGACGGGGCGCTGGGCACTTATTTATATCAGCTCGGTTTTCCCGTAGGCATTTCTTATGAAGAATTTAATTTACTAAGACCTGAAGTCATTGGCGACGTCCATCGCCGTTATATAGAGGCTGGGGCGCAGCTGCTGGAGACGAACACGTTCTCGGCGAATTATTATAAGCTCGCTAAGTTCGGATTGGAATCCAAGGTGGAGGAAATCAACAAAGCGGCCGTACGCATTGCCAGAAACGTAGCGGGCACAGACGCTTATGTTGCCGGGGCGGTAGGGTCGATTCGCGGCGGGAAAAGGGTCAACGTCTCCGTTCCGGAGCTGAATAAATATTATGAGCAGCAAATTGCCGCTTTGCTGACGGAAGATGTTGATGCGCTTCTGTTCGAAACCTTCTATGATCTGGAGGAAATGCGGATTGCGCTAGGCAAAGCGCGGCAGCATACTTCAATTCCTGTCATCTGCCAGTTCGCTGTCGATCAGCTAGGCCGGACCTTGGACGGCTACAGTATAAAGGAAGCCTTCGGAGTTTTGCGCCAGGAGGGCGCCGACGTACTCGGCTTCAATTGCCATTCAGGCCCTAAGGGGATCATGAGCGTAATGGAGCGTCTCGGGGGGCCGCTTGATATTCCGCTGTCCGTCTTCCCGAATGCGGGTTTAGCGGACTATATAGATGGAGAATATGTATATGGAGCAACTCCGGAGTATTTCGGTGAATGCGCGCTTTCCTTCGCGGACCTGGGTGCCCGGCTGGTTGGCGGCTGCTGCGGCACGACGCCGGAGCATATTTCCGCAATTGCCAAGGCGCTCGCCGATTACACGGCCCAGCCGCTCCAGGAAGGGTCGGCTTTGCCGGAGGTAAGGCCTTCCATCGTTGCTGCTGAGCGGGAGAATCAGGCTGGGGAGAGCTTTGGGGGGCAAGCTGCAGAGCCGAGCATCGTGGATCTCGTGAAAGAGCGCCATACGGTCATCGTCGAGCTCGATCCGCCGCGCGATCTGGATATCCGCAGATTTATGGATGGAGCAGCCGCTCTGAAGGAGGCGGGAGTCGATGCCTTGACTCTGGCTGATAACTCGCTGGCTGTCACGCGGATGAGCAATATGGCGCTGGGACATCTTGTCCAGTCCGAGACGGGGCTGCGTCCGCTCATTCATATTGCCTGCCGCGACCGCAACCTCATCGGCACCCAGTCGCACATGATGGGCTTTGATGCCCTTGGCATCGACCATGTGCTGGCCGTAACCGGCGATCCGGCCCGCTTCGGCGATTTGCCCGGTTCGAGCTCGGTATATGATTTGACTTCCTTTGAAATCATCCGTATGATCAAGCAGCTTAATGAAGGGATCGCCTTCTCGGGCAAACCGCTGAAGCAAAAGGCGAAGTTCGTCGTCGGCGCCGCCTTCAACCCGAACGTGAAGCATTTGCATAAAGCCGTCGAGCGTCTGGAGAAAAAGATCGCCTCTGGCGCGGACTATATCATGACCCAGCCAGTCTACGACCCTGAGCTGATCGTTGCGGTCAAAGAGGCGACCGCTCACCTGGATATCCCGATCTTCATCGGCATTATGCCGCTGGCCAGCGGTAAAAATGCCGAGTATCTGCACAACGAGGTTCCCGGCATCCAGCTATCAGACAGCGTCAGAAAGCGGATGGATGGACTGCAGGGAGAGGAAGGCCGCAAAGTCGGCGTGGAAATCGCCAAGGAACTGCTGGACACGGCTTTGGAGCATTTTAACGGCATTTATTTGATAACTCCATTTATGTTTTATGAAATGAGCGTCATTTTGAGTAATTATGTCTGGGAGAAATCCGCACATCGATCACGCTACTTGTCTCGTTCATAA
- the dapF gene encoding diaminopimelate epimerase, whose translation MKFTKMHGLGNDFLVIDGEKELPEYASSLAVKWCNRYFGAGADGLVFILPSERADFQMRIFNSDGTEAEQCGNAIRCVCKYVYEKGYIDRRKVSIETLGAGVQLAELKTDSGAVSSVRIDMGEPILRGRAVPTTLEASPVLDWPLEVNGQRFRFTAVSMGNPHCVIFVEDAAVFDLYKWGPMLEEHPIFPQKTNVEFATVTARDRVEMRVWERGAGSTLACGTGACATLVASVLHGYTDRAAWIGLAGGDLYVEWSETDNHVYMSGPAETVYEGRIGQLR comes from the coding sequence ATGAAATTTACGAAAATGCACGGGCTCGGAAATGATTTCCTTGTGATTGACGGAGAGAAGGAACTGCCGGAGTATGCTTCTTCTCTCGCTGTGAAATGGTGCAACCGCTATTTCGGCGCGGGGGCCGACGGATTGGTGTTTATTTTGCCGTCGGAGCGGGCGGACTTCCAAATGAGAATCTTTAATTCCGACGGAACAGAGGCGGAGCAATGCGGAAACGCCATTCGCTGCGTCTGCAAGTACGTGTATGAGAAGGGGTATATCGACCGCAGGAAGGTCAGCATTGAAACGTTGGGCGCCGGCGTGCAACTGGCGGAGCTGAAGACGGATTCAGGCGCAGTCTCGTCCGTGCGCATCGACATGGGGGAGCCTATTCTTCGCGGGCGCGCCGTTCCGACCACGCTGGAAGCAAGCCCGGTACTGGATTGGCCGCTGGAAGTAAACGGACAGCGATTCAGGTTTACGGCGGTCTCCATGGGCAACCCCCACTGCGTTATTTTTGTCGAAGATGCAGCTGTGTTTGATCTGTATAAGTGGGGGCCCATGCTCGAGGAGCATCCTATTTTCCCGCAAAAAACAAATGTCGAATTCGCTACAGTTACGGCCCGGGACCGCGTGGAAATGCGGGTATGGGAACGGGGCGCCGGCTCGACCCTGGCCTGTGGAACCGGCGCCTGCGCTACGCTGGTCGCCTCCGTTCTGCACGGATATACAGACCGCGCAGCCTGGATCGGCCTCGCGGGCGGTGATTTATATGTGGAGTGGAGCGAAACGGATAACCATGTATACATGAGCGGTCCTGCGGAGACGGTGTACGAAGGGAGGATCGGGCAATTGCGCTAA
- the def gene encoding peptide deformylase, with translation MAIRIIVNEPDEVLHQVAKEVKKITPNVQKLLTDMADTMYDAEGVGLAAPQIGILKRVIVVDVGDEHGLIELINPEIVSSEGEQFGPEGCLSIPGYRGDVRRAMQVTVKGLDRNGKEVTYTGTELLARAFQHEIDHLNGVLYTDIAERVYEITPEGEEKE, from the coding sequence ATGGCGATTCGGATTATTGTCAACGAACCGGATGAAGTGCTGCATCAGGTAGCCAAAGAAGTGAAGAAAATTACCCCTAACGTGCAGAAGCTCCTAACGGACATGGCGGATACGATGTACGATGCGGAAGGAGTCGGGCTGGCTGCCCCGCAAATAGGGATTCTGAAACGGGTGATTGTCGTCGATGTTGGGGATGAGCATGGGCTGATTGAGCTGATCAACCCGGAAATCGTCTCTTCGGAAGGGGAGCAATTCGGACCCGAGGGCTGCTTGAGCATACCCGGTTACCGCGGCGATGTAAGACGAGCGATGCAGGTTACGGTCAAAGGGCTGGATCGCAACGGCAAGGAAGTGACTTATACGGGGACGGAGCTGCTGGCTCGGGCATTTCAGCACGAAATCGATCACTTGAACGGTGTGTTGTATACGGACATTGCGGAAAGAGTATATGAAATTACGCCTGAGGGTGAAGAGAAGGAGTGA
- the rpoZ gene encoding DNA-directed RNA polymerase subunit omega — translation MLYPSIDKMLDKVDSKYSLVVAASRRARQLREGDKSELQQPKSHKQVGVALEEIYGDFIKIKRDEGENQNADE, via the coding sequence ATGTTGTATCCATCTATTGATAAAATGCTGGATAAAGTCGACAGTAAATACTCCCTGGTTGTAGCTGCATCCCGCAGAGCAAGACAGCTCAGAGAAGGGGATAAGAGCGAATTGCAGCAGCCGAAATCCCATAAGCAGGTCGGCGTTGCGCTGGAGGAAATTTACGGAGATTTCATCAAGATCAAGCGGGATGAAGGCGAGAACCAGAACGCTGACGAATAA
- the gmk gene encoding guanylate kinase, which produces MAKGLLIVLSGPSGVGKGTVCNELRHRLPELVYSVSATTRQPRLGEEHGVNYFFKTREQFVEMIQNDQLLEYAEYVGNYYGTPRDFVEQTIESGKDIILEIEVQGALKVKEKFPEGIFVFLLPPSLDELKGRIQGRGTENQATIDHRMSVAADEIALLKHYDYAVVNDEIDLACKRIEAIITAEHCKVRK; this is translated from the coding sequence ATGGCAAAAGGGCTACTTATCGTATTATCTGGACCGTCCGGAGTGGGGAAAGGAACGGTCTGCAATGAATTGAGGCATCGTTTGCCGGAGCTTGTGTATTCCGTGTCTGCGACGACAAGGCAGCCGCGGCTGGGCGAGGAGCACGGTGTGAATTATTTTTTTAAGACCCGCGAACAGTTTGTTGAAATGATCCAGAACGACCAGCTGCTTGAATATGCGGAGTATGTCGGCAACTATTATGGGACTCCGCGTGATTTCGTGGAGCAGACGATCGAGAGCGGCAAGGATATCATTTTGGAAATCGAGGTTCAGGGCGCGCTGAAAGTGAAGGAGAAGTTCCCGGAGGGCATATTCGTGTTCCTGCTCCCGCCATCCCTGGACGAGCTAAAAGGGCGGATTCAAGGGCGAGGTACGGAGAATCAGGCGACGATTGATCATCGGATGTCCGTGGCTGCGGATGAAATCGCCCTGCTCAAACACTATGATTACGCCGTCGTTAACGACGAAATTGATCTGGCCTGCAAGAGAATTGAAGCCATCATTACAGCCGAGCATTGCAAAGTCAGGAAATAA
- a CDS encoding DUF370 domain-containing protein, with protein MAIKLINIGFGNIVSANRIISIVSPESAPIKRIIQEARDRHMLIDATYGRRTRAVIITDSDHVILSAVQPETVAHRLSIKDDDNDE; from the coding sequence ATGGCAATTAAACTTATTAACATCGGTTTTGGAAATATCGTATCGGCAAATCGCATCATTTCCATTGTCAGCCCGGAGTCCGCTCCGATCAAGCGGATTATTCAAGAGGCGAGAGACCGTCATATGCTCATCGACGCCACTTATGGGCGCCGTACCCGGGCGGTTATCATCACGGATAGCGACCATGTCATTTTATCGGCGGTACAGCCGGAGACGGTCGCGCATCGTCTATCCATCAAAGACGACGACAACGACGAATAA
- a CDS encoding YicC/YloC family endoribonuclease — translation MSHSMTGYGQSARHYGGYVIQFEIKSVNHRYAEIVLRMPREWTCYEDGLRRLVQRHVKRGRIDVYISKERDDSSSLPFVLNSSMVQSYLQAAGELNRSFGIKADLTARDILTLPDVLTAPDLSGEEAISQDGEWESVLQDGLDEAVSGLLRMREKEGLHLVRDLENRLLKLDELHAEIVRLAPEVVSDYRARLQGRLNELFDGALDEQRFAMEIALFADRSNIDEELIRLKSHFEQCRGLLNAREPIGRKLDFLIQEMNRETNTIGSKANHLALVNRVLEMKAELEKIREQAANME, via the coding sequence TTGTCTCACAGTATGACAGGATACGGACAGTCCGCCAGGCATTACGGCGGTTATGTTATTCAATTTGAAATTAAATCCGTCAATCACCGGTATGCCGAAATCGTTCTTCGCATGCCCCGGGAATGGACATGTTATGAGGATGGGCTGCGGCGTCTTGTGCAGCGGCATGTCAAGCGTGGCCGGATTGACGTATACATCAGCAAAGAGCGCGACGACAGCAGCTCTTTGCCATTTGTATTGAATTCTTCCATGGTGCAGTCTTACTTGCAGGCAGCTGGGGAGCTTAACCGGAGTTTCGGTATAAAGGCAGATCTCACGGCCAGGGATATTTTGACCCTGCCTGATGTGTTAACGGCTCCCGATCTGTCTGGGGAGGAAGCCATCTCGCAAGATGGTGAATGGGAGAGCGTGCTGCAGGACGGGCTGGATGAGGCGGTATCCGGGCTGCTGCGCATGCGCGAGAAGGAGGGGCTTCATCTCGTTCGCGATTTGGAGAACCGGCTGCTTAAACTGGATGAGCTTCATGCCGAAATCGTAAGGCTCGCTCCGGAAGTGGTGAGCGATTACCGCGCCCGCTTGCAAGGCCGGCTCAATGAACTGTTTGACGGCGCGCTGGATGAGCAGAGATTTGCGATGGAGATTGCGCTGTTTGCGGACCGGTCCAACATCGACGAGGAACTGATCCGATTGAAGAGCCATTTCGAGCAGTGCCGCGGGTTGCTGAATGCCCGCGAGCCGATCGGGCGCAAGCTGGATTTTTTAATACAGGAAATGAATCGCGAAACCAATACGATCGGATCAAAGGCCAACCACTTGGCTTTAGTCAACCGTGTTTTGGAAATGAAAGCAGAATTGGAGAAGATTCGCGAGCAGGCGGCAAATATGGAGTGA
- the coaBC gene encoding bifunctional phosphopantothenoylcysteine decarboxylase/phosphopantothenate--cysteine ligase CoaBC, translating to MLTGKKILLGVTGGIAAFKAASLCSKLVQQGAEVRVIMTESATKFISELTLQALSKHPVYTDTFEEKNPQVIAHIDLADWADLVLIAPATANIIAKMTVGLADDMLSTTLLATEAPIMLAPAMNVHMYTHPAVTRNLAELTARGVMMVEPGSGLLACGYTGKGRMEEPENIIAAVEAYFARQGRAAQRPLAGKKVIVTAGGTVERLDPVRYITNDSSGKMGFAIAKAALDLGAEVTIVAGRTDVSPPLHREGLSLVRVESAQDMYEAVNTLWADTDILVKAAAVADYRPKQAADRKIKKSGDSMTLELVKNIDILETLGRSKRSQFLIGFAAETDRLEEHAMDKLRRKNCDLIIANDVTAEGAGFGTDTNIVHVYDANGQVETIPQASKEEIGLRIMELAAARLTGESK from the coding sequence ATGTTAACCGGCAAAAAAATACTGCTGGGGGTTACCGGCGGCATCGCTGCCTTCAAGGCGGCATCGCTCTGCAGCAAGCTCGTGCAGCAAGGCGCAGAGGTCCGCGTCATTATGACGGAGTCGGCGACGAAGTTCATTTCGGAGCTGACGCTGCAGGCGCTGTCCAAGCACCCTGTCTACACGGATACGTTTGAGGAGAAGAACCCGCAGGTCATCGCGCACATCGACCTTGCGGATTGGGCTGATCTGGTGCTGATCGCGCCGGCTACCGCAAATATCATCGCCAAAATGACTGTAGGGCTGGCGGATGATATGCTATCCACTACATTGCTTGCGACAGAGGCTCCCATCATGCTGGCTCCGGCGATGAACGTCCATATGTATACCCATCCGGCAGTGACCCGTAATTTAGCGGAGCTTACCGCTCGCGGAGTAATGATGGTGGAGCCGGGAAGTGGTCTGCTTGCCTGCGGTTATACAGGAAAGGGCCGGATGGAGGAGCCGGAAAATATCATTGCTGCGGTCGAGGCTTATTTTGCTCGTCAGGGGCGGGCGGCGCAGCGGCCGCTGGCGGGTAAAAAGGTCATTGTTACCGCGGGGGGGACGGTGGAGCGGCTGGACCCCGTACGTTATATTACGAACGATTCGTCTGGCAAGATGGGATTTGCAATCGCCAAGGCCGCCTTGGATCTGGGGGCGGAAGTAACGATTGTCGCGGGCCGGACGGACGTATCCCCGCCGCTTCACCGGGAGGGATTGTCTCTCGTTCGCGTCGAGTCTGCCCAGGATATGTATGAAGCGGTCAACACGCTATGGGCGGATACTGATATTCTCGTCAAAGCGGCTGCCGTTGCGGATTACCGTCCTAAACAGGCTGCCGACCGCAAGATCAAGAAGTCTGGGGATTCCATGACATTGGAGCTTGTCAAGAACATCGACATTCTGGAGACACTGGGGCGGAGTAAACGGTCGCAATTTTTGATCGGATTTGCCGCCGAGACGGATCGTCTTGAGGAGCATGCGATGGACAAGCTGCGGCGTAAAAACTGTGATCTTATTATAGCTAACGATGTAACTGCCGAGGGTGCGGGCTTTGGCACCGATACAAATATTGTGCATGTATACGATGCCAATGGACAGGTAGAGACGATTCCGCAGGCGTCCAAGGAGGAAATCGGGCTCAGGATTATGGAGCTGGCCGCGGCGCGTTTGACGGGAGAGTCGAAGTAA